A single Actinomadura algeriensis DNA region contains:
- a CDS encoding PP2C family protein-serine/threonine phosphatase: MAEAEGPRAPGAYAAVPDLEDLRGAAHDRAILAEARVVLARRLGVAPGEALQHLIWLARDLDMELAEAAALVVKDVGAGTADAVAAARRAPRAEVSTTRRAVVSEAEDVLRRVTAEDTGGDREILEGLPDDPVARGVLDGALDSAAHLVPVRGPDGKVADFLYAALNGQAKDLFGRGAGELTGLRLLRTDPGAALTGLFEEYVGVLGGGETLERGSIMYTTAQSGLSRTSRMSVRCVRVPTGVCVVWRYHSREDRLARRLERVERLAQLGFGEWDLVTGEAEWTPQMLANYGLSPEEVPPMPHDLPKAVAGDDLPLVEEALQSLFSRREPVEAEHRVIGEDGRPRHLWLFAEPVLDDAGLPVSVNIVSQDITRRRGVERALADTRRQMLKQQARTAQERRVAVTLRRAILPDEGEVEQLPGVRIALRSLAAESAARIGGDWFATRGLPDGRGLFAIGDAAGHGLPAAAAMARTRNGLLGLAFTGEPAGRLVGWLNELVGTMDPPATGTAIVGHFDPERGVMEWTCAGHPPPILVRDGRAAPLEVVRDPMLGAMPGWEYTTIDTPLARGDMVFLYTDGLVERRDADLDERIERLTAILEEGSGRPEVALDEVLARMEHDRAADDTTMFALRVE; the protein is encoded by the coding sequence TTGGCCGAAGCGGAGGGGCCGCGAGCGCCGGGGGCGTACGCGGCGGTGCCCGACCTTGAGGACCTGCGGGGGGCCGCGCATGACCGCGCGATCCTTGCGGAGGCGCGGGTCGTGCTGGCGCGGCGGCTCGGGGTGGCGCCCGGGGAGGCGCTGCAGCATCTGATCTGGCTCGCGCGCGACCTGGACATGGAGCTCGCGGAGGCGGCGGCGCTGGTGGTGAAGGACGTCGGCGCCGGGACGGCGGACGCGGTGGCCGCGGCGCGGCGGGCGCCGCGGGCGGAGGTGTCGACCACGCGGCGGGCCGTGGTGTCGGAGGCCGAGGACGTGCTGCGGCGGGTGACGGCCGAGGACACCGGGGGCGATCGGGAGATCCTGGAGGGGTTGCCGGACGATCCCGTGGCCCGGGGCGTGCTGGACGGGGCGCTGGACTCCGCGGCGCATCTGGTGCCGGTGCGGGGGCCGGACGGGAAGGTCGCGGATTTCCTGTACGCGGCGTTGAACGGGCAGGCGAAGGATCTGTTCGGGCGGGGTGCCGGGGAGCTGACGGGCCTGCGGCTTCTGCGGACGGATCCGGGGGCGGCTCTGACGGGGTTGTTCGAGGAGTACGTGGGGGTGCTCGGGGGCGGGGAGACGCTGGAGCGCGGGTCGATCATGTACACGACGGCGCAGAGCGGGCTGTCGCGGACGTCGCGGATGAGCGTCCGGTGCGTGCGGGTGCCGACCGGGGTGTGCGTGGTGTGGCGGTACCACAGTCGTGAGGATCGGCTGGCGCGGAGGTTGGAGCGGGTGGAGCGGCTCGCGCAGCTGGGGTTCGGCGAGTGGGATCTGGTGACGGGCGAGGCGGAGTGGACGCCGCAGATGCTCGCGAATTACGGGTTGTCCCCCGAGGAGGTTCCGCCGATGCCGCACGATCTGCCGAAGGCGGTGGCCGGGGACGATCTGCCGCTGGTGGAGGAGGCCCTGCAGTCGCTGTTCTCGCGGCGGGAGCCGGTGGAGGCCGAGCACCGGGTGATCGGGGAGGACGGGCGGCCGCGGCATCTGTGGCTGTTCGCCGAGCCGGTGCTGGACGACGCGGGTTTGCCGGTGTCGGTGAACATCGTGTCGCAGGACATCACGCGGCGGCGGGGGGTGGAGCGGGCGCTGGCGGACACGCGGCGGCAGATGCTCAAGCAGCAGGCGCGGACGGCGCAGGAGCGGCGGGTCGCGGTGACGCTGCGGCGGGCGATCCTGCCGGACGAGGGCGAGGTGGAGCAGCTGCCGGGGGTGCGGATCGCGCTGCGGAGCCTGGCGGCGGAGAGCGCCGCGCGGATCGGCGGCGACTGGTTCGCGACGCGGGGGCTGCCGGACGGGCGGGGGCTGTTCGCGATCGGGGACGCGGCGGGGCACGGGCTGCCGGCGGCGGCGGCGATGGCGCGGACCCGCAACGGGCTGCTGGGGCTGGCGTTCACCGGGGAGCCCGCGGGGCGCCTGGTGGGCTGGCTGAACGAGCTGGTCGGGACGATGGACCCGCCCGCGACGGGCACCGCGATCGTGGGGCATTTCGATCCGGAGCGGGGCGTCATGGAGTGGACGTGCGCGGGGCATCCGCCGCCGATTCTGGTGCGGGACGGACGGGCCGCGCCGCTCGAGGTCGTCCGGGATCCGATGCTCGGCGCGATGCCGGGCTGGGAGTACACGACGATCGACACTCCGCTGGCGCGGGGCGACATGGTCTTCCTGTACACGGACGGTCTGGTGGAGCGGCGGGACGCGGACCTGGACGAGCGCATCGAGCGGCTCACCGCGATCCTGGAGGAGGGATCGGGACGTCCGGAGGTCGCCCTGGACGAGGTTCTGGCGCGGATGGAGCACGACCGGGCGGCGGACGACACCACCATGTTCGCGCTGCGGGTGGAGTGA
- a CDS encoding CHAP domain-containing protein, translating into MTGRFDRLSESVKRFNPRSAVKRLAPELAIKRMTPEDRAVGVAVGAVLAGAVGLSVFNPVTGASAATEAASATVEKAAAVTHTAEKPAATSSGMTLAEAKAEGWKVLPHAVEASEVIDLAKEQVGIEEEGSGNMTKFHDWWVSTPRAESAASSGGFSVDAYNGAAWCDMFVSWLGSQTGVKGMGWDAYTVSHANWFKDQGRWGDEAKPGAVVFFDWGAGSDGSIGDIDHVGIVEKDNGDGTVSTIEGNSNNAVQERTRDKGQIVGYGYPEYA; encoded by the coding sequence ATGACCGGTCGTTTCGATCGACTCAGCGAGTCCGTCAAGCGCTTCAACCCCCGGTCCGCCGTCAAGCGGCTGGCCCCCGAACTCGCGATCAAGCGAATGACCCCCGAGGACCGGGCCGTCGGCGTCGCCGTCGGCGCGGTGCTGGCCGGCGCCGTGGGGCTGTCGGTGTTCAACCCCGTGACCGGGGCGAGCGCGGCCACCGAGGCCGCGAGCGCGACCGTCGAGAAGGCCGCCGCGGTGACGCACACCGCCGAGAAGCCCGCCGCGACGTCGTCCGGGATGACCCTGGCCGAGGCCAAGGCCGAGGGCTGGAAGGTTCTCCCGCACGCCGTCGAGGCGTCCGAGGTGATCGACCTGGCCAAGGAGCAGGTCGGCATCGAGGAAGAGGGCTCGGGCAACATGACCAAGTTCCACGACTGGTGGGTCTCGACCCCGCGCGCGGAGAGCGCCGCCAGCAGCGGCGGGTTCTCGGTGGACGCCTACAACGGCGCCGCGTGGTGCGACATGTTCGTGTCCTGGCTCGGCTCGCAGACCGGTGTCAAGGGCATGGGCTGGGACGCCTACACCGTCTCGCACGCCAACTGGTTCAAGGACCAGGGCCGCTGGGGCGACGAGGCCAAGCCCGGTGCGGTCGTGTTCTTCGACTGGGGCGCCGGTTCGGACGGCTCCATCGGCGACATCGACCACGTCGGCATCGTCGAGAAGGACAACGGCGACGGCACCGTCAGCACCATCGAAGGCAACAGCAACAACGCCGTGCAGGAGCGGACCCGCGACAAGGGTCAGATCGTCGGCTACGGCTACCCCGAGTACGCCTGA